Below is a window of Deltaproteobacteria bacterium DNA.
TATACATACATTGAGTATGCAAGATTTGCCGATGATCTGGTTATCCTTGTAGACGGCTTCCGGAAATGGAATTGGCTTGAAAAGGCGGCCTATCGAAGACTTCTTGAGGAGTTGAACAAGCTTGACGTTCAAGTAAATCAGGAGAAGACTCGGATAGTGGATCTTACTAAAGACGAGACATTCAGTTTTCTTGGGTTTGACTTTAGGCGGATGAAAACCCGCCAGGGCAAGTGGGGAGTGCGAATCACACCGAGAATGAAGGCACGAACTACTCTGCTGCGAAAACTTAAAGAAGTGTTTCGCCGCCACAACTCGCAACCCGTAGATAGGGTCATATACCTGATTAATCCAATTCTCAGAGGATGGGTTAACTATTTTAGGGTTGGACATGCCAGTGGATGTTTTGGATACATCAAGGACTGGGTGGAGAAGAAGATTCGGCGACATCAGATGCGGGCAAGGAAACGCTGTGGTTTCGGCTGGAACAGGTGGAATAGGGACTGGTTCTATAAGAACCTTGGGGTATATAATGATTACAAGGTCAGATATTATCAGGCCTGAAAGCGCTGCCAGACTGATAGGTCACATAAACCTTTAGAAGAAGTTAACAGGAAAGCGTAGTGCGGGAAATCCGCACGCTACGTTTGACGTGGCGGGGGCTGGAAACGTACTGATAGTGCTCAGTGGCGCGCCAGTCCTCGACCCTACTGATGAGGGGAAGCTGGAGATAGAACCATTCGGCTACTACGCCAGCTCTCTACTCTACTGAGCGAGAGAGAAGTACGCAAGAACCGGATAAACCCAAAAAGATAACCGTATGGGTTATCTCCCCCTTCTCGGATCCCACGAGCCCGGATTCAGCGGACAGATATCGCTACATTTGCCAAGAGCTTACCAAAAAGGGAGCATCCGTTTGCCAATTCATCAGCATGTTCGACCACGCACGGAAGCAACATCGCCGATTAGACATGCTTCCTTGGCGTTGTGTCGCGGTCGTCGAGCCTGGATATAGAAGTAATGTGAGCTTCCGGCGGTTGCTCTCACATGCCGTGTTTGATATATTGATATTATTTTATTTCATTCGCGAAAGCTTGAGACGGGGACGACCCGACACGATTTTTTCTGTATTACCGCACAACGGGGCAGCTTGTGTTGCCACCATATTTGCCAGGGTAATTGGCGCGCGGTTTATCGTGGATATTCACGACACTTGGCCGGAATCGATCCTCAGCGTTACAAAACTTAATTTTATAACAAAAGTAGGCTACTACGTATGGAAAGCCTGTGCTGATTTTCCTCTTCGCTACGCAGATTATGTGTTTAGTGAATCGGTTCAATATGCAGAACGCGCAAATTCTATTCGGAAATCCAGCGAACAGTCTCGTGCTCAAGCAATTTATCTTGGTGGTGATCCTGATTATTATCGTAGCATCCTCCCTGCGGAACGGTTACCAGAAAAACTGCAGAGTGCAAAGTTTATTGTGGCCTATGCAGGAACCCTTGGAGAGAACTACGATCTCGATTGTTTGATTGATGCATTTGCCAATTTCGAAAGTGAATGTCCGGAAGCGGGCTTGCTGATACTCGGTGGTGGAGAAAGAGAGATGGCTATCAGAACGAAGATCGCTGACGTATCCATAAAAGCATGGGTTTCCGGAAGGCTTCCGTATCGCATACTTCTTGGTTATCTCAAACGTTCTCATATCGGGCTCAATTGTTTCAAGGCGGGAGGAAATGTTGCCTATTCCTATAAACTAAATGATTATCTTCTTTTAGGGTTGCCAGTCATAAATAGCTTGGAAGGAGAATCAGCGCATCTTATCTCCACGCAAGACCTTGGAGTGAATTACCAAGCAGGGAATCCTGAGAGTTTGTTGAATGCCTTGAGGGCTTGTTACAATCGTTTTTTGGCGAACGGGCAATCTTGGACAGAGAAAGTTGTGGACTTTTCTTCACAGATGTTAGACCGTAAAGTGAACTATAGGCCATTAATTGAAAGATGTTTATACTCAAAAAGTAAATAATATTGTGTCTTTCCGGTAAGGCTGCGTGAAAAATTTGGGGCGGGCTGGTATGATCGGTATGTCGTTCAATCAGGGCGTACAACAGTTTGAAACGCCCATGTCAGAGCTTTTGTGAAAAGCGGCCTAAATTAATATGATGGCAAGCAAAAGGGTTCTCGATCTGGTTTTGGTGATTCCGGGTCTTGCGGTGTTACTTCCTTTTATGCTTTGAATCGCTTTGGTGGTTCGCTTCAAGCTCGGGTCGCCGGTTCTTTTCAGCCAGGACAGTGAGAAAAATACGCAAAACTGATGTTGAACAGGTTGCCATGTTTAATCAAACCTCTATGGACAGGTGGTTTCTGACCACATTGGGGTCAGGCTTCATAGTCAAACTCTATGCATCGATCGGTTCTGAAAGTGGTGATTTATGATATACGATAAGCGACTCATTGATCACATGATAGATTTGAAAGTTGGTAAGGGTGAAACTGTACCCGGATCGTATCGTGTTATAAGATCTTTTTTTTCAAATAGCATATTTTGTTTTTTTCTAAGAATTACTGAATTGATTCTTGGATTTATCTTAACCCTCCCTGTTCCCATTTATAGAGATATTGTTTTGACACTCTTAACATATTTGCCTGGTTCTCCATTTTTCTTGGGTAATTATTTAAGGGGCATTTATTGGTGCAGACGGCTTAAATGCATGAAAAGCAATGTCATCATTGAGCAAGGGGTTATTTTCAGAAATCCCCATAATGTGGAATTGGATGAATTTATCTTATTGGATAAAAATGTTCTGCTTGAGGCAGGGTCAGTGAGGATAGGGAAAAGAGTGCATATCGCAGAAAACTGCGTTATCAGTGGTGGTGGTGAATTCATCATGGAAGATTATTCATGCATGGCCCACTCATCTGCAGTTGTAACCGCATCGGATACACCGAACTATGGATTCAGGGGGTCGGGTCCCATGGTTCCGTGGGAGCAGCGAAGCGTTAAGTTTGGGAAGGTAATCATTCGGAAGGATGCCTTTGTGGGTATGGGTGTGCGAATTTTACCTGATGTTACAATAAATAGCGGCGCTGTTATTGCGGCAGGTGCTGTAGTTAACAAAGATGTAGCTGCCTGGAAAATCGTTGCCGGTGTTCCGGCGAAGGAAATTGGAAATAGAGAATCTGTTAAGTTTCCAGATATTTGAATTGTACATACGGCCTGCGCAAAGATAAGAAAGGCTACGGATGGCTGATCTTGCAACTGAAGTATTGAACACAATCAAGAAGGTGATCAATCGTGAGGCTTCCTTTACGCCGCTGCATATCCCAATCTTTGAGGGCAATGAAAAGCGCTATCTCGCGGAATGCGTGGACAGCAATTTCGTTTCCTCTATAGGGGAATTTGTGGATCGTTTTGAAGGGATGCTGGCGGCGTTTACCGGTGTAAAAAAAGCGGTACTCTGTGTCAACGGGACGGCCGCTTTGCATATCTGCTTGAAGATGACGGGCGTGGAGCAGGATGATGAAGTCCTGATGCCGGCGTTGTCCTTTGTCGCCACGGCAAACGCGGTAAGCTACTGTGGGGCTGTGCCGCATTTCATCGATATCGAGGAAAGAACTTTAGGAACAGATCCGGGGAAGCTTGATGAATATCTGAGAGAAATCGTAGAGATGCGGGATGGCATCTGTGTCAATAAGCTTTCGGGGCGAAATATCAGGGCAATCCTGCCTATGCATACCTTCGGCCATCCAGTGGATATGGAGCCGCTCCTTGAGACAGCCCGCAGACATCATCTACCCGTGATCGAAGACGCAGCGGAGTCCCTGGGTTCATATTACAGGGGCGTGCATACGGGGGGATTAGGGAAGCTGGGGGTCCTGAGCTTCAACGGGAATAAGATCATCACGACCGGGGGCGGCGGGGCGATCCTCACAAACGATGAAGAGATGGCCACGCTACTCAAGCATGTGACCACCACGGCGAAGGTCCCTCACCCCTGGGAATTTTATCACGACATGCTTGGTTACAACTATCGTATGCCTGCCCTCAATGCCGCTCTGGGGTGCGCGCAAATGGAGAAGCTGCCGGAGTTTCTTGAGAAGAAAAGATTGCTTGCGGAGCGCTACGCAGAGGCTTTTGCGGATGTCAAAGGGGTCCGGTTTTTTACCGAACCGGCGTTTGCGAAAAGCAACTACTGGCTGAACACGCTCATTCTCGACAGAGAATATGTGGATCAAAGGGACGACATCCTGAAAGTGACCAACGGAAACGGCATCATGACGCGCCCCGCCTGGACGTTGATGCCGCACCTTCCCATGTACAGCGACTGCCCCCGGATGAATCTGGACGTTGCTGAGGACCTGGTGAGACGGATCATCAATATTCCAAGTAGTGCGGATCTTGTTTGAAATACTGGATTCCCGTCTGCACGGGAATGACATAGAAAAAGACGGGAATGACATAGAGGTTCGATGCGCAACGATCTCATGATGAAAAGGCTCTTTGACCTTTTCCTTGCTGTTCCGGCCTTTCTGATTTTCTTCCCTTTCGGCCTGGTCATTGCCCTGATTCTGAAGTTCACCGGCGAGGGGTGGATTTTTTTTGTCCAGGAACGGGTGGGTTTGGGCGATTCCCGGTTTGGCCTGCTGAAGTTTGCCACGATGCTGCGGGACAGCCCCAAGTCCGGCACGATCACGGAGAAGAACGATCCGCGCATTCTGCCTTTCGGGCGGTATCTGCGGGCGACGAAGATTAACGAACTTCCGCAGATTCTAAATGTGATAAAGAGTGATATGTCTATCGTCGGGCCGCGGCCCCTGGCGGAAGGGGAGTTTATATATTATCCTGACGACATCAAAAAAATCATTTTGCAAATGAAGCCGGGGCTTACGGGGATGGGCAGCCTTTTTTTGCGCAACGAAGAAGTCATATTGTTTGAATCGAAGAAGGAGAAGACGCGCTGCTATATCGAGGATGTGATCCCTTTGAAGGGCGCCTTGGAGAAGTGGTATTTCGAGCATCGGAGTTTCTGTGTGGATCTGAAGATTATCATGGCGACGGCCCTGGCGATTGTGGCGCCGGGGGCGCGGTTTTATCTGGGCTGGTTTGATGTTGAGGGGTTGGTGAGGGAGTCGACGTTGAGTGTTTACTTTGTAAGCGGTAAATAGTGAATAGTGAATGGTTAACAGGGGACAGCGACGAATAAGCGGAAGGAATGTAAACATGTTGCAAGGATTGTTTTTCAAAGGTTTCCAAGACGTGACACAGTGAGTATTTAACTTATGCCGCTTTATTTTCCCAAAAAACAGCTTATGATATTAAGAGGCGATTTTATAATAAGGGATAGCATTATCTATGGTTGATCAGGTTATTGGTGCAGATAAATCGGTTAACAATAAGAGGTGAAAGGGTCAAGGTTCAAGGGGCAAGGGGTCTCAGATGAAGGGATTATCGATAAGTATACCCTCGATTAGCTGCCCATGATTCAGATCTTCAGTCAAAATTTTTTCTGCTTTTTCTCGATAGGCCGCCGCGATAATTAATGAATCCCAGAAGGATAGATGATATCTGTTCTCAATTTCAGACGCTTCCAGAATCATTTTCCCATCATTCAATGCGATCGTCCAAGACAGGTAGCTTTGTATCAAACCCCGTGCAACCACGTGTGAAAGAGGCTGTAATATTTTTCGGGTAATTGTGATATAAAATTCCTGGAGTACCTGTACACTGATAATGCCGGTCTTCTCATGCCACATTCTTTCCACTATGCCCATAGCGATGTCATGTTTTACGCCTGCGTCCAGATCATAAGCATAGACCAATATGTTCGTATCCAGAAAAATGCTATCTTTCATGGAGTTCCTCACGGGTTGCCATTATTTTACCTCCTAGGTGAAAACCAGCTTTGAGATCGGAAAGAGCTTTTCTTTTTGAGAATTCATATTGTTCCTCTTCCCTGGTCATCCTGGCTAATTCTTCGCCGAGGATTTTACTGATAGACATCCTTCTCTGGGCAGCAATGATCCGGGCCTTTCGGATTAGATCCTTGTCGAGACTTAGTGTGATGTTTTGTTTCATGGTGTCCTCCGTGATAGTTAATGCACGTATATTACGTGTACCATGGGAAGTATCATATCTGCAAGAGTTATTTTTTGATTCCCCCTGTTGGAAAAAACGAGCTGTGAAAAACAATCCTTCCTGTCATTCCCGTGCAAACGGGAATCCAGGAAGTATCTGGAAATACTGGATTCCTGATTTCGGAGGGAGGGACAAGACGAGTGGTTTTATGGTAATCTAAACGGTTGTGGCAAAGCTTGACATGTTGCTGCATAACTGTGATCAAATTATTGTAAAGTGTAATCATTGACGGGAGGGATATATGGTAAGAACGCAGATACAGTTGCCGGAAGAACAGGTAGCTATGCTGAAAAAAATGGCCGCAGCCCAGCATAAATCAATGGCTGAGATTATCAGGCAGGCTATTCCTCATTGCCGCGTCCACCTTCTCCATGAGTTCGTCAGGTACAGCGCCGAGTTTAAGGCAGTATTTTGTATGAAAGGCACCGGATACCGGTTTTCACCGGTATGACGACGGAGGAAATCCCCCTGCATCCCCCTTTACAAAAGGGGGAATTTAAATGGTAAAGAAATGGAGGGACAGCGACTCATTTTTTCTGCATTATTCCTTATTGAGACAAGGTTCCTTAACACGGAATCCGAAAAATAAATATTCGACAAATTAAAACAATTGCGGTAAATTTTACACATAAATTGACAAGGCGAGTTGGACATAATTAATAGGTAAAAAGTTCTTCAACTAAGGTAAGTATTATTAATAATCGGCCACAGTCGAAAAGAAGGAGGCCAAAAATGCACGAAGAAATCTTAAGAAAAGTCAAAGAAGCCGTTTTGAAACTGGAGCCATCCGCCGAAGTAATTCTTTACGGCTCACGTGCGCGAGATGATTATCGCGAATACTCGGATTGGGATTTTCTAATCCTATTGGACGGTCATATAGATACCAAGCGAACTGACAGAATACGTTATGCGCTTTATGAGATAGAATTGGACACAGATCAAATAATCAGCTCCATTGTTCGCAGTCGTCAAGAATGGGACAGCCCCAGGTATTCAGTTGTGCCATTGCACAGTAATGTTGAAAGAGAAGGAATTCATATATGAACAAGGAATTGAACGATCTCATACAATATCGTATCGCCAGGGCACGAGAATCTTTGGATGAAGCAGAAATTCTCGCCGATTCCGGACATTGGAATGCCTGTGTCAACAGGCTTTACTACGCTTGCTTTTATGCGGTATCAGCATTGTTAAGCAAACATGATCTTTCTTCTTCAAAGCATTCCGGGTTACGGTCTTTTTTTAACCATAATTTCGTGAAGGCCGGCATTATTCCCAAAGAGACGGCGATAATTTATAATTCTCTTTTCGAGAGAAGGCAGGAAGGTGATTATGACGTATTTGTCACATTCAAAGAAACCGATGTTAAGCCATGGCATAAAGAGGCGGCAGTGTTTGTTGATACTGTAATAAAGTTGATTAAGAAAGATTTGAGGAAATAGGGGGCCAGCGCCCCATTTTCTAAAAACTCATTGCATCAAGGATTCACATGCTGTATATTTATGACTGCATATTACGCAGTCAAGAGGTGATTTCATGAAAAGACAGGTAGCTTTTACGCTGCGATTTGATCCGGCCTTTTACGAGCGGGTCAAGGCGGTTTCAGCAAGTCGAGGCAGGAGCGTGACCTCTTTTGTACAGGAGGCCGTGGCCAGAAAGTTGGACGAGGAGGCTGCCGCCTCCCTGTTTCAAGCCTTTACCCTTGTCGGAGAAGATATGGCGGAAACGAGCGTCGAGTTTGCACGCAATGCCCAACGGGAGGTGGCGCTGAAAGATGTATAAAGAAGTGCACCGAGGCGACATCTGGTTTGTGGAGTGGTCACCAGGCCGGGGATCGGAACAGGCCGGCATGAGAACGGCGGTGATCATTCAGACGGACGCGGCGAATCGGAACCCCCATTATCCGAACACGATTGTTCTGACCATCAGCACAAAAGGCAAGGCGGTTCCCTTCCATGTGTCCGTGAATCCATCTGAGGAAAACGGTCTTAAGGAGACCTCTTTCGTTAAGTGCGAACAGATCCTGACCATATCGAAGGAGCGTCTGATTCGCTGCGTGGGACGTCTTGAAAACGAACGACTGGAAACGGTGGCGGCAGCGATTCGCCGTGTGTTGGAAGTATAGGGAAAAATAGGGGTTATTGGGGGTTATTGGGGACAGCCACTAATTTGCCAGGAAAATTAGTGGCTGTCCCCAATTAACAGAGGAAATCCCCCTGCATCCCCCTTTACAAAAGGGGGAATTTAAATGGTAAGAAATGGAAAAAACCGGGATAGCGCCCCTATTTGTTTTTTTCCTTCTTGACATATCGTATAACGATTGTTATACTTTCGCAGGATGTCTAAATTATTGAGCGTTGCCCCTATGTATTACGGAGGTGAATTGTATGAGGAATTTGAAAACGGCCATTTCAATCCCGGAGAATCTTTTTCTTCAGGCCGACGAAACGGCAAAAGTGCTGGGATTGAATCGCAGTCGATTATATACGGCAGCAATTGCTGAATTTCTGGAGAAGCATCGGGAAGACAGCATCAAGGCAAAGTTAAACGAGATCTATGCCGATGAGAGTTCTCGGGTCGATCCGATATTTAATAACGCTCAAATGGTGGGGTTAGCAAAGGAGGACTGGTGAAACGGGGTGAGATCTGGTGGGCGGAGCTGCCTGACCCGGCCAGATCTGGACCGGGATTTCGCAGACCTGTGCTGGTGGTTCAGAAAGACGCTTTCAATGATAGCGCCATATCAACGGTTGTAGTTGTCGTCATCACCCGAAATCTCCATTTGGCTGAGGCGCCGGGAAATGTCATGCTGCCGAAGAGAAGCACCGGTCTTCCCCACGATTCGGTGGCAAATATCTCGCAAATTGTCACCATCGACAAACATTTTCTGACAGATTGTGTCAGCATCCTACCTCGCAACCTTTTCGATAAGGTTAAAGCAGGTCTCATTCTTATCCTGGGATAATAGGGGGACAGCGCCCCTATTTACGAAAATTCCGTTGACAGTCATGGTCATTTCCTTGATCTTATCGAAAAGGTATTGGGTTATTGGGGACAGCCACTAATTTGCCAGGAAAATTAGTGGCTGTCCCCAATTAATATGAGGGGATATTTTGAACGCTAAAAGGCTAAGCACACCATCAAGACCCGACCCCATTTATGTTTTTATTTATGTTGACATTGTGCAGAATCCTACCTATGATGCACAAAAATTAAATGTTATGTGCATTATGGGTGACATATGTTGAGAGATATCGTTCTTGTTCAAAAAAGAGAGATGGAAGACCGCCCGCAGGAAAGGTATGTCGAACGGAAGGTATTGGTCTCCTGGGACCTCGGCGATGATCTGATC
It encodes the following:
- a CDS encoding DUF6364 family protein; the protein is MKQNITLSLDKDLIRKARIIAAQRRMSISKILGEELARMTREEEQYEFSKRKALSDLKAGFHLGGKIMATREELHER
- a CDS encoding LegC family aminotransferase, coding for MADLATEVLNTIKKVINREASFTPLHIPIFEGNEKRYLAECVDSNFVSSIGEFVDRFEGMLAAFTGVKKAVLCVNGTAALHICLKMTGVEQDDEVLMPALSFVATANAVSYCGAVPHFIDIEERTLGTDPGKLDEYLREIVEMRDGICVNKLSGRNIRAILPMHTFGHPVDMEPLLETARRHHLPVIEDAAESLGSYYRGVHTGGLGKLGVLSFNGNKIITTGGGGAILTNDEEMATLLKHVTTTAKVPHPWEFYHDMLGYNYRMPALNAALGCAQMEKLPEFLEKKRLLAERYAEAFADVKGVRFFTEPAFAKSNYWLNTLILDREYVDQRDDILKVTNGNGIMTRPAWTLMPHLPMYSDCPRMNLDVAEDLVRRIINIPSSADLV
- a CDS encoding type II toxin-antitoxin system PemK/MazF family toxin — its product is MYKEVHRGDIWFVEWSPGRGSEQAGMRTAVIIQTDAANRNPHYPNTIVLTISTKGKAVPFHVSVNPSEENGLKETSFVKCEQILTISKERLIRCVGRLENERLETVAAAIRRVLEV
- a CDS encoding nucleotidyltransferase domain-containing protein; translated protein: MHEEILRKVKEAVLKLEPSAEVILYGSRARDDYREYSDWDFLILLDGHIDTKRTDRIRYALYEIELDTDQIISSIVRSRQEWDSPRYSVVPLHSNVEREGIHI
- a CDS encoding HEPN domain-containing protein; its protein translation is MNKELNDLIQYRIARARESLDEAEILADSGHWNACVNRLYYACFYAVSALLSKHDLSSSKHSGLRSFFNHNFVKAGIIPKETAIIYNSLFERRQEGDYDVFVTFKETDVKPWHKEAAVFVDTVIKLIKKDLRK
- a CDS encoding PIN domain-containing protein, which gives rise to MKDSIFLDTNILVYAYDLDAGVKHDIAMGIVERMWHEKTGIISVQVLQEFYITITRKILQPLSHVVARGLIQSYLSWTIALNDGKMILEASEIENRYHLSFWDSLIIAAAYREKAEKILTEDLNHGQLIEGILIDNPFI
- a CDS encoding ribbon-helix-helix domain-containing protein, whose product is MVRTQIQLPEEQVAMLKKMAAAQHKSMAEIIRQAIPHCRVHLLHEFVRYSAEFKAVFCMKGTGYRFSPV
- a CDS encoding sugar transferase — protein: MRNDLMMKRLFDLFLAVPAFLIFFPFGLVIALILKFTGEGWIFFVQERVGLGDSRFGLLKFATMLRDSPKSGTITEKNDPRILPFGRYLRATKINELPQILNVIKSDMSIVGPRPLAEGEFIYYPDDIKKIILQMKPGLTGMGSLFLRNEEVILFESKKEKTRCYIEDVIPLKGALEKWYFEHRSFCVDLKIIMATALAIVAPGARFYLGWFDVEGLVRESTLSVYFVSGK
- a CDS encoding acyltransferase, which gives rise to MKSNVIIEQGVIFRNPHNVELDEFILLDKNVLLEAGSVRIGKRVHIAENCVISGGGEFIMEDYSCMAHSSAVVTASDTPNYGFRGSGPMVPWEQRSVKFGKVIIRKDAFVGMGVRILPDVTINSGAVIAAGAVVNKDVAAWKIVAGVPAKEIGNRESVKFPDI
- a CDS encoding type II toxin-antitoxin system PemK/MazF family toxin, whose translation is MKRGEIWWAELPDPARSGPGFRRPVLVVQKDAFNDSAISTVVVVVITRNLHLAEAPGNVMLPKRSTGLPHDSVANISQIVTIDKHFLTDCVSILPRNLFDKVKAGLILILG